From a single Deltaproteobacteria bacterium genomic region:
- a CDS encoding cupin domain-containing protein yields MIVRHFTDVTAEQIADGFRKRVVIGQNEGAPNFIMRVFDVEPGFSSPFHEHFWEHEIFVVSGEGYIRNGQEEDLPLGAGDTIFVPPYEKHCMVNKGSDIFRFVCLIPVGAEN; encoded by the coding sequence ATGATCGTTCGTCACTTCACGGATGTCACGGCGGAACAGATAGCTGACGGGTTCCGGAAGCGGGTGGTAATCGGACAAAACGAAGGCGCACCGAACTTCATCATGCGCGTTTTCGATGTGGAACCGGGATTCTCAAGCCCGTTTCATGAGCATTTCTGGGAACATGAGATTTTTGTGGTCAGCGGCGAAGGGTATATACGCAACGGACAGGAAGAGGATCTCCCTCTTGGGGCCGGTGATACCATCTTTGTGCCGCCCTATGAAAAGCACTGCATGGTGAACAAAGGCAGTGATATTTTCCGGTTCGTCTGTCTCATCCCGGTCGGCGCTGAAAATTGA
- a CDS encoding sodium ion-translocating decarboxylase subunit beta, producing MAVFGLLESGFQLFTWGNALMILIGLGLIYLGVARKMEPLLLVPIGFGIMLVNLPLGGMMDYELLLRAPQPGVVMEVDARRGGTFTSGDALVTLDTGAIAAPVYGRVDELRVAKGQVVTKGQVVARLITTEQTDQAVLPTKPIGLLSRIFHFGVMWQLLPPLMFLCLGALTDFGPMLANPRTLLLGAAAQFGVYFAFFLSLFFGFSLPEASSIGIIGGAEGPTTIYVTSVLAPHIIGATAVACYSYMALVPVILPPVIKLLTTKEERRIYMKPQLRKVSQREKILFPLVTTIIVILFVPSSAPLIGCFMVGNLFRECGVTERLTNTAQTAFVDIITIFLTLAIGASMPAENFLQPRTLLILVLGVVSFASAAAAGVLLAKFMNLFLKEKINPMIGAAGVSAVPMSARVVQVMGQQENKKNFLLMHAMGPNVAGAIGAAIAGGVFIGILG from the coding sequence ATGGCCGTGTTTGGATTACTGGAAAGCGGATTTCAGTTGTTTACCTGGGGCAACGCCCTGATGATACTCATCGGCCTGGGGTTGATCTACCTGGGCGTGGCGCGGAAGATGGAGCCCTTGCTTTTGGTCCCCATCGGGTTCGGCATCATGCTGGTGAACCTGCCGCTGGGTGGCATGATGGACTACGAGCTGCTGCTCCGGGCGCCGCAGCCGGGCGTAGTCATGGAGGTGGATGCCCGGAGGGGAGGCACCTTTACGAGCGGGGATGCCCTGGTCACCCTGGACACGGGGGCGATCGCCGCCCCGGTGTACGGCCGGGTGGACGAGCTGCGGGTGGCGAAGGGCCAGGTAGTGACGAAGGGCCAGGTGGTCGCCCGGCTAATCACGACAGAGCAGACGGACCAGGCAGTGCTGCCCACGAAGCCCATCGGGCTGCTGTCGCGGATCTTTCATTTCGGGGTCATGTGGCAGCTCCTGCCGCCACTTATGTTCTTATGCCTGGGGGCACTGACGGACTTCGGTCCCATGCTGGCCAATCCCAGGACGCTGCTGCTCGGTGCCGCGGCACAGTTCGGCGTGTATTTTGCGTTCTTTTTGTCGCTCTTTTTCGGGTTCAGCCTGCCCGAGGCCTCGTCCATCGGGATCATCGGCGGTGCCGAGGGGCCGACCACCATCTACGTCACGTCCGTCTTGGCGCCCCACATCATCGGGGCCACGGCGGTGGCCTGTTATTCCTACATGGCTCTGGTACCGGTGATCCTGCCGCCGGTGATCAAACTGCTGACCACGAAAGAGGAGCGGCGCATCTACATGAAGCCGCAGTTGCGGAAGGTCTCCCAGCGGGAGAAGATCCTCTTTCCCCTGGTAACCACCATCATCGTCATCCTCTTCGTGCCGTCATCGGCGCCGCTCATCGGCTGTTTCATGGTGGGCAATCTCTTCCGGGAATGCGGGGTGACGGAGCGGCTCACGAACACGGCGCAGACGGCCTTCGTGGATATCATCACCATCTTCCTGACGCTGGCCATCGGCGCCTCCATGCCGGCGGAGAACTTTCTCCAGCCCCGGACGCTTCTGATCCTGGTGCTGGGGGTGGTGTCCTTTGCCTCGGCGGCGGCGGCGGGGGTGTTGCTGGCGAAGTTCATGAACCTCTTTTTGAAGGAGAAGATCAATCCCATGATCGGTGCGGCGGGGGTATCGGCGGTTCCCATGTCGGCCCGGGTGGTGCAGGTCATGGGGCAGCAGGAGAACAAGAAAAACTTCCTGCTCATGCATGCCATGGGACCGAACGTGGCGGGCGCCATCGGCGCGGCCATCGCCGGCGGGGTCTTTATTGGTATCCTTGGCTAA
- a CDS encoding glycosyltransferase gives MIDIERYQDIVGTKTISEIRKKVRKLYGKHLLHINSTFQGGGVAEILNSLVPLMNNIGIDAGWRTLHGYPDFFEITKKFHNALQGDDINFTARKKSLYLQTNEKFAEYTHLDHDCVIVHDPQPVALVNFYKKRQPWVWRCHVDLSNPNPSLWDFLSTFVRKYDVMIVSNDSYVRHNIPIEQRIIHPAIDPLTAKNMELTDTILSRYLGKYRIKTDKPLITQISRFDKWKDPGGVIQVFKQVKEKIDCRLVLCGNIATDDPEGLRMYEKTERDAKNLLASGDVILVSDPIASNFIFINVLQRISSAIIQKSQKEGFGLVVTEAMWKGTPVVASRVGGIPLQIEDGENGFLVEPHDNNAFADRIVTLLRDRELAQEIGRRAKESVRERFLITRLLIDYLDLVGELMQ, from the coding sequence ATGATTGATATCGAAAGATACCAGGACATCGTGGGGACAAAAACGATCTCGGAGATACGTAAAAAAGTGCGGAAGCTCTACGGCAAACACCTCCTGCATATAAACTCCACCTTTCAGGGGGGCGGGGTGGCGGAGATCCTGAACAGCCTTGTGCCGCTGATGAACAATATCGGCATTGACGCCGGGTGGAGGACCCTTCACGGTTATCCGGATTTTTTCGAGATCACGAAGAAGTTTCATAATGCACTTCAAGGCGATGATATCAATTTCACCGCACGGAAAAAATCCCTCTACCTCCAGACGAATGAAAAATTCGCCGAGTACACTCACCTGGACCATGATTGTGTCATCGTTCATGATCCGCAACCGGTCGCGCTGGTCAATTTTTATAAAAAACGGCAGCCCTGGGTGTGGCGGTGTCATGTGGACCTGTCGAACCCGAACCCGTCCCTGTGGGATTTCCTCAGTACTTTTGTGCGCAAATACGATGTTATGATCGTTTCCAATGATTCCTATGTCCGGCATAACATACCCATAGAACAGCGGATCATCCATCCTGCCATCGATCCCCTGACGGCGAAGAACATGGAGCTTACCGACACGATCCTGTCACGGTATCTCGGCAAGTATAGGATCAAGACGGACAAGCCGCTTATCACCCAGATATCCCGTTTCGACAAATGGAAGGACCCCGGAGGGGTGATACAGGTCTTCAAGCAGGTCAAGGAAAAGATCGACTGCCGGCTGGTTCTGTGTGGGAACATCGCGACCGACGATCCCGAGGGATTGAGGATGTATGAAAAGACAGAGCGGGACGCCAAGAATCTGCTTGCCTCAGGCGATGTGATCCTTGTGAGCGATCCGATCGCCTCGAATTTTATCTTCATAAACGTGCTTCAGCGGATTTCGTCGGCCATTATCCAGAAATCCCAGAAGGAGGGATTCGGACTTGTGGTGACTGAAGCCATGTGGAAAGGGACGCCGGTGGTCGCCTCGAGGGTGGGGGGGATCCCCCTCCAGATAGAGGACGGGGAAAACGGTTTCCTCGTTGAACCGCATGACAACAATGCCTTTGCGGATCGGATAGTGACCCTCCTGCGGGACCGTGAGCTGGCTCAGGAGATCGGCCGCAGGGCGAAGGAATCGGTACGTGAAAGGTTCCTGATCACCCGTCTCCTCATTGATTATCTGGACCTGGTAGGCGAGTTGATGCAGTAA
- the lptF gene encoding LPS export ABC transporter permease LptF, with protein MGTIIGRYILREISLPFFLMLFILTFVLIMGRILQLMDLMVNKGIGLPVILELLGCLAPSFLVLTIPISLLISILIGLGRLSGDNELIVLKSSGISLYQLIPPVAVLTVLALIVTAVTGIFLAPAGNLKTKTLLFEIAKQKASVGIKEKVFNDDFGGLILYANTIPVHGDYMEGVFISDSRLGKDPVTIIAEKGYLVSNLESMTVMLRLERGSTHSVDDAFQRYQKMEFSTYDVQLDFEETMGEGGKKLRKDEKEMTIAELRGKLMDPKLKPRTRREMIIELHSRFAIPLSCIVFGILGIPLGISKHRSGKSRGFVVGIFIIMTYYVLQLSGIALGETERIPPAVGPWAPNILLGCLGIYLFFMAARERTVLPFDNLSGESFRRFMMERIMKKR; from the coding sequence ATGGGGACAATCATCGGAAGATACATACTGAGAGAAATTTCGCTGCCATTCTTTCTCATGCTTTTTATCCTGACCTTCGTGCTCATCATGGGCAGGATACTGCAGCTCATGGACCTTATGGTCAACAAGGGGATCGGCCTGCCGGTGATCCTGGAGCTTCTGGGGTGCCTTGCCCCCTCATTCCTGGTGCTGACGATCCCCATATCTCTCCTGATCTCCATTCTCATCGGTCTGGGAAGACTCTCCGGCGACAATGAGCTCATTGTTCTGAAGTCATCGGGGATCAGCCTGTATCAGTTGATCCCGCCCGTTGCCGTCCTGACCGTTCTTGCCCTCATCGTCACCGCCGTGACGGGGATTTTTCTGGCACCGGCGGGCAACCTGAAAACGAAGACGCTCCTGTTCGAGATCGCAAAGCAGAAAGCCAGCGTCGGCATCAAGGAAAAGGTTTTCAACGACGATTTTGGCGGTCTCATTCTCTACGCCAACACCATCCCGGTCCACGGGGACTACATGGAGGGCGTCTTTATTTCCGACAGCAGGCTCGGGAAAGACCCGGTCACCATCATCGCGGAAAAGGGGTACCTGGTGTCAAACCTCGAATCGATGACCGTCATGCTTCGGCTCGAAAGGGGGAGCACGCACTCCGTCGACGATGCCTTCCAGCGATACCAGAAAATGGAATTCAGCACCTACGACGTCCAACTTGATTTTGAGGAGACGATGGGGGAAGGCGGCAAAAAACTGAGAAAAGATGAAAAGGAAATGACCATTGCGGAGTTGCGGGGAAAGCTCATGGACCCGAAGCTGAAACCCCGCACGAGGCGTGAAATGATCATTGAACTGCATTCCCGGTTCGCCATTCCCCTGTCCTGCATCGTATTCGGCATCCTGGGCATCCCCCTGGGCATATCGAAACACCGGAGCGGCAAGTCCCGGGGGTTCGTGGTGGGAATATTCATCATCATGACCTATTACGTTCTTCAGTTAAGTGGTATCGCCCTGGGAGAGACGGAAAGGATACCACCCGCTGTCGGCCCCTGGGCACCGAACATTCTTCTAGGCTGTCTCGGCATCTATCTCTTTTTCATGGCGGCACGGGAGCGGACCGTTCTGCCCTTTGATAACCTGAGCGGCGAGTCATTCCGACGGTTCATGATGGAACGTATCATGAAGAAACGATAA
- a CDS encoding glutamine--tRNA ligase/YqeY domain fusion protein: MAEKSNLAPVNFIHEIIDKDLEVGKNEGRVATRFPPEPNGYIHIGHAKSVCLNFGTAEKYKGTCNLRFDDTDPSGETLEYVESIMKDIRWLGFDWKDRLYYASDYFEALYDFAVELIRAGKAYVCSLNADEIREYRGTFTEPGRESPYRNRSVEENLDLFKRMRAGEFEDGAHVLRARIDMASPNVVMRDPVIYRIKREPHYRTGMKWVVYPMYDFAHCLSDALEGITHSICTLEFENNRPLYDWIVEQLIEGSRPQQIEFARLNVSYTVLSKRMLIELVRKNQVAGWDDPRMPTVAGMRRRGYTPRAIRNFCTTIGVAKNDNLIDLALLEHCVREDLNETAPRAMAVLRPLRVVIDNYPEDRVEEFEVPNHPQDPAMGVRRVPFSRTLYIEQDDFHEDPPKKYRRLGPDREVRLRNAYVIKYERMVKDERTGKIIELHCTYDPETLSGLPRDGRKVEGVIHWVSAEHSVSAEVRLYDRLFTVADPAGESDDYLTYLNPSSLEILPSCPVEASLVNAEPGSRYQFERLGYFCADLKDTGPRKPVFNRVVPLRDTWGKIVAKG, translated from the coding sequence ATGGCAGAGAAGTCGAACTTGGCACCGGTTAATTTCATTCATGAGATCATTGATAAAGACCTTGAGGTGGGAAAGAACGAGGGAAGGGTGGCCACCCGTTTTCCGCCGGAGCCGAACGGATATATCCATATCGGCCACGCCAAATCCGTCTGCCTGAATTTCGGCACCGCTGAAAAGTACAAAGGTACCTGCAATCTTCGATTCGATGATACGGACCCGAGTGGAGAGACCCTTGAATACGTTGAATCGATCATGAAGGATATCCGCTGGCTTGGGTTTGACTGGAAAGACCGTCTCTATTACGCATCGGATTACTTTGAAGCCCTCTATGATTTCGCCGTCGAACTGATCAGGGCCGGCAAGGCCTATGTGTGCAGTCTGAACGCGGACGAGATCCGGGAATACAGGGGGACATTCACCGAACCGGGAAGGGAGAGCCCGTACCGGAACCGTTCGGTCGAGGAAAACCTGGACCTTTTCAAGCGGATGCGGGCCGGGGAATTCGAGGACGGCGCCCATGTGCTCCGTGCCAGGATCGATATGGCCTCTCCGAACGTGGTGATGCGCGATCCCGTCATATACCGGATAAAGCGGGAACCCCACTACCGGACGGGAATGAAATGGGTCGTCTACCCCATGTATGATTTCGCCCACTGTCTTTCCGACGCACTTGAAGGGATCACCCATTCGATCTGCACCCTTGAGTTCGAAAACAACCGTCCTCTCTATGACTGGATCGTCGAGCAGTTGATAGAAGGAAGTCGCCCGCAGCAGATAGAATTCGCCCGCCTCAATGTGAGTTATACCGTTCTCAGCAAGCGGATGCTCATCGAACTGGTGAGGAAGAACCAGGTCGCCGGGTGGGATGATCCGCGTATGCCAACAGTGGCCGGGATGCGCAGACGGGGCTACACGCCCCGGGCGATCAGGAACTTCTGTACGACCATCGGGGTGGCCAAGAACGATAACCTGATAGACCTGGCGCTGCTCGAACACTGTGTTCGCGAAGACCTGAACGAAACGGCGCCGCGGGCCATGGCGGTCCTGCGTCCCCTGCGGGTCGTCATCGATAATTACCCGGAGGACCGGGTCGAGGAATTCGAGGTCCCGAACCATCCCCAGGATCCCGCCATGGGAGTTCGCAGGGTCCCCTTTTCACGGACGCTCTATATCGAACAGGATGATTTTCACGAGGACCCGCCGAAGAAATATCGCCGGCTCGGGCCGGACCGGGAGGTCCGACTGAGGAACGCGTATGTCATCAAGTATGAGCGCATGGTGAAGGATGAACGAACAGGAAAAATAATCGAACTTCACTGCACCTATGATCCCGAAACACTGAGCGGGCTGCCCCGTGACGGCAGAAAGGTGGAAGGGGTCATTCACTGGGTGTCGGCCGAGCACTCTGTTTCCGCTGAGGTGCGTCTCTACGACAGGCTCTTCACTGTCGCCGATCCGGCCGGCGAAAGCGACGATTACCTCACGTACCTGAATCCCTCATCCCTGGAGATCCTTCCTTCCTGCCCCGTCGAGGCAAGCCTGGTGAACGCCGAGCCGGGAAGCCGATACCAGTTCGAGCGACTCGGCTATTTCTGCGCGGACCTGAAAGATACGGGGCCCAGAAAGCCTGTATTCAACAGGGTCGTACCGCTTCGGGATACCTGGGGAAAGATAGTCGCAAAGGGTTAG
- a CDS encoding bifunctional alpha,alpha-trehalose-phosphate synthase (UDP-forming)/trehalose-phosphatase has translation MKRILIVSNRLPVTIEKRKGTFYYRQSAGGVATGLSSFYQSHESVWVGWPGIASDKLGGDEKELITERLKSEFNCHPLFLSQRDVSLYYEGFSNKTVWPLFHYFPQFVVHDTRYWQAYRHVNERFSHEVSEILREDDLIWVHDYQLMLVPQFIREENPEVTIGYFHHIPFPSYELFRMLPWRRQLLEGLVGSDLIGFHTYDYARHFLSSVHRVLGYDNNLGQFTAGNRRIRVDTFPMGIDYERFAKAIENPKVQRDLHNFRKRLHGYRIILSVDRLDYTKGIPLRLEAYDEFLKEHPEFREQVVLILLAVPSRTKVEHYEQLKRHIDELVGMINGKYGTIGWTPIWYLYRSLPFTTLNALYNLADVCLVTPVRDGMNLIAKEYLASKTDGAGVLILSEMAGAAKELGESIIVNPNNREEVTDALVRALKMSENERVQQNRVMRSRLQRYTVSRWAGEFIERLEDVKDRQREMRSNELIDSSRQALLADCRRASKRLLLLDYDGTLVPFHHKPEEAKPGKDLMRLIIDLANAPGNRTVIISGRDRKVLDDWFGKLPVGLVAEHGAWIRDGTWEMAEPLNDDWKAEIYPTIELYMDRTPGSFIEEKEYSLVWHYRKTSSELSTIRVRELIDDLMHLTANLDLQILEGNKVVEIKHRGINKGRMAMHWIAKHEWDFILAIGDDRTDEDMFSVIPKWGYSLKVGLGPTSARFNLKSQNDVISLLEELRDGGKRND, from the coding sequence ATGAAAAGGATACTGATCGTATCGAACAGATTGCCCGTAACGATAGAAAAAAGGAAAGGAACATTCTATTACCGCCAGAGCGCCGGCGGTGTCGCGACGGGATTGAGCTCCTTCTATCAGAGCCATGAAAGCGTCTGGGTCGGCTGGCCCGGCATAGCGAGCGACAAACTCGGCGGCGACGAAAAAGAATTGATCACTGAACGGCTGAAATCAGAGTTCAACTGCCATCCCCTCTTTCTTTCTCAAAGGGATGTCAGCCTCTATTATGAGGGATTCAGCAACAAGACCGTGTGGCCTCTCTTCCATTATTTTCCTCAGTTCGTTGTGCACGATACCCGGTACTGGCAGGCTTACCGTCACGTCAACGAGCGGTTCAGCCACGAGGTTTCCGAAATCCTTCGTGAAGACGATCTTATCTGGGTCCATGACTATCAGCTGATGCTCGTCCCGCAGTTTATCAGAGAGGAAAATCCGGAAGTAACAATTGGATATTTTCACCATATACCCTTTCCATCCTATGAATTGTTTCGAATGCTGCCATGGAGAAGGCAGCTCCTTGAGGGACTTGTGGGTTCGGACCTGATCGGATTCCACACCTATGATTATGCGCGCCATTTTTTAAGCAGTGTCCACCGCGTTCTCGGATACGACAATAACCTGGGACAGTTTACCGCCGGGAACAGACGTATCCGTGTCGACACGTTTCCGATGGGTATCGACTATGAGCGCTTTGCGAAGGCCATTGAGAATCCGAAGGTACAGAGGGACCTTCACAACTTCAGGAAACGCCTTCACGGCTACAGGATCATTTTGTCGGTCGATCGTCTGGATTATACCAAAGGTATTCCTCTGAGGCTCGAAGCCTATGATGAATTCCTTAAGGAGCATCCGGAATTCAGAGAGCAGGTCGTTCTCATTCTGCTGGCTGTTCCGTCCCGGACGAAGGTCGAGCACTACGAGCAACTGAAACGGCACATCGATGAACTGGTCGGCATGATCAACGGGAAATACGGAACCATCGGCTGGACTCCAATCTGGTACCTGTATCGCTCTCTTCCCTTTACAACACTGAATGCCCTCTATAACCTGGCCGATGTCTGCCTTGTCACTCCGGTCCGGGACGGCATGAACCTGATCGCCAAAGAGTATCTCGCCTCGAAAACGGACGGCGCCGGAGTCCTTATTCTGAGCGAGATGGCCGGGGCGGCGAAGGAACTCGGAGAGTCGATCATCGTTAATCCCAATAACCGTGAGGAAGTGACCGACGCGCTGGTGAGGGCCCTGAAGATGAGCGAAAATGAAAGAGTTCAGCAAAACAGGGTGATGCGGTCTCGACTGCAACGGTATACCGTGAGCCGCTGGGCCGGTGAATTCATCGAAAGGCTCGAGGACGTGAAGGACCGCCAGCGTGAGATGCGAAGCAACGAACTCATCGATTCGTCGCGACAGGCGCTGCTTGCCGATTGCCGGCGCGCGTCGAAACGGCTGCTTCTTCTGGATTATGACGGCACGCTGGTTCCTTTTCATCACAAACCTGAAGAGGCAAAACCGGGAAAAGATCTCATGCGGTTGATCATTGATCTGGCGAATGCCCCGGGAAACCGGACAGTGATAATCAGTGGACGTGACCGGAAGGTCCTTGACGACTGGTTCGGAAAACTTCCGGTGGGTCTCGTGGCGGAGCATGGAGCCTGGATCAGGGACGGTACATGGGAAATGGCGGAACCGCTCAATGATGATTGGAAAGCCGAGATCTACCCGACAATCGAACTTTACATGGACAGGACCCCCGGTTCATTTATTGAGGAAAAGGAGTATTCCCTGGTCTGGCATTATCGGAAAACAAGCTCTGAGTTAAGCACGATCCGCGTGAGGGAATTGATCGACGATCTCATGCATCTGACGGCGAATCTTGATCTGCAGATACTCGAGGGCAACAAGGTGGTGGAGATAAAACACAGAGGGATCAATAAGGGGCGCATGGCAATGCACTGGATCGCGAAACATGAATGGGACTTCATCCTCGCGATCGGGGATGACCGGACCGACGAGGACATGTTTTCGGTCATTCCCAAATGGGGTTATTCACTCAAGGTGGGACTTGGCCCGACATCTGCACGATTCAACCTGAAATCTCAGAATGATGTCATTTCTCTCCTTGAAGAATTGCGGGACGGAGGAAAGCGGAATGATTGA
- the lptG gene encoding LPS export ABC transporter permease LptG, protein MRILDRYISREFIKTFLLIMVSLVALYLIVDFFERLRMFLSRDATVLQVVSYFFFTIPMIVTQMLPVSFLLAALITFAILSKNSEITAIRANGISLFRLSLPVIVLSIAACFLSFVLSEFITPAANERAKYIKLVEVQKKKKLGSFTQNEIWYRGDDGIYNFAVYDPEKAMLKGVRIYYLDQNMHLARRIDARKARWEAGRWIFDDVMITTFPEEPGSFPRIERYSTTEIDLPEQPSDFLIVQKDTDEMGFFELRSYIRKIRSEGYDATRYITDMHGKIAFALVNVILGVLGISFSLRTERSGGIARSIGTGIIIGFSYWIVFAFAVSLGRSGSLPPLLAAWAANLILGLVAVVSFMRVRT, encoded by the coding sequence ATGCGCATTCTTGACCGCTACATATCAAGGGAATTTATCAAGACATTTCTGCTGATCATGGTATCGCTGGTCGCACTCTACCTGATCGTGGATTTTTTTGAACGCCTCAGGATGTTTCTGAGCCGGGATGCAACGGTACTCCAGGTGGTTTCATATTTTTTCTTCACCATTCCCATGATCGTCACCCAGATGCTTCCGGTGTCCTTTCTCCTCGCGGCCCTGATCACTTTCGCCATCCTCTCGAAGAACAGCGAGATAACGGCGATACGGGCCAACGGTATCAGCCTTTTTCGCCTTTCCCTGCCGGTCATCGTCCTATCCATCGCCGCATGCTTTCTGTCGTTCGTCCTCAGCGAGTTCATCACCCCGGCAGCCAATGAGCGGGCGAAGTATATCAAGCTCGTGGAAGTGCAGAAAAAAAAGAAACTCGGCTCCTTTACCCAGAACGAGATCTGGTACCGGGGAGATGACGGCATCTACAATTTCGCCGTTTATGACCCTGAAAAAGCAATGCTCAAAGGGGTCCGTATCTATTACCTCGATCAGAACATGCATCTTGCCAGGCGGATCGACGCCAGGAAGGCCCGGTGGGAAGCAGGTCGCTGGATCTTCGACGATGTCATGATCACCACCTTTCCGGAAGAACCCGGTTCCTTTCCGCGGATCGAACGATATTCGACGACAGAGATCGATCTTCCAGAACAACCCTCGGATTTCCTGATCGTTCAGAAGGACACCGATGAAATGGGGTTTTTTGAACTGAGGAGTTACATACGCAAGATCCGGTCTGAAGGATACGACGCTACCCGTTACATAACGGACATGCACGGCAAGATCGCCTTCGCTCTGGTCAATGTTATCCTCGGTGTTCTGGGAATTTCCTTCTCGCTGCGGACGGAAAGGAGCGGCGGGATAGCCCGCAGCATCGGAACGGGGATCATAATCGGGTTCTCATACTGGATAGTCTTTGCCTTCGCTGTTTCCCTCGGCCGCTCGGGGAGCCTCCCTCCCCTGCTCGCCGCGTGGGCGGCAAACCTGATCCTCGGCCTGGTGGCGGTCGTCTCTTTTATGCGGGTGAGAACATGA
- a CDS encoding mechanosensitive ion channel: protein MGDRLSRRTESTLDDSVIRYGRGPARLFIVVLVLYYVSPITGISGQHMTFFKQLLSLLLITSLVWFLITMTSVFEMYLLSKFDISAKDNLRARAVTTQIRIIKRVIVVIVSILGLGIVLMTFGSVRQVGTSILASAGIIGIIVGVAAQKTIANLLAGIQIAVTQPIRLDDVVVVENEWGRVEEITLTYVVVKIWDQRRLVLPIIYFLEHPFQNWTRTTSEILGTVYFLVDYTMPVSPLRSELERIVRQTDTWDGRVCALQVTDLKEGVMELRALVSAVDSSKAWELRCTVREKMIDFIRRNYPGSLPLFRATLHKTEGGVS, encoded by the coding sequence ATGGGGGACCGTCTTTCGCGACGGACGGAATCCACACTGGACGATTCCGTGATCCGATACGGCAGGGGACCGGCACGGCTGTTCATTGTTGTGCTTGTCCTGTATTATGTCTCTCCCATCACGGGTATTTCCGGTCAGCACATGACGTTTTTCAAGCAGTTGCTCAGTCTCCTTCTGATAACCTCACTGGTATGGTTCCTCATTACAATGACGTCGGTCTTTGAGATGTATCTGCTCAGCAAGTTCGACATATCCGCGAAAGACAACCTCAGGGCGCGCGCAGTTACCACCCAGATACGGATCATCAAGCGTGTCATCGTTGTCATTGTTTCCATCCTTGGTTTGGGGATCGTATTGATGACCTTTGGGTCGGTGCGCCAGGTCGGTACCAGCATCCTGGCGTCGGCCGGTATCATCGGTATCATCGTTGGCGTCGCCGCCCAGAAAACCATTGCCAATCTTCTTGCGGGAATCCAGATCGCCGTGACACAGCCCATACGCCTTGATGATGTAGTTGTCGTTGAAAATGAGTGGGGAAGGGTAGAAGAGATTACCCTGACCTATGTCGTGGTCAAAATTTGGGACCAGCGGCGACTTGTATTGCCCATCATCTATTTTCTCGAGCACCCTTTTCAGAACTGGACGAGGACCACCTCGGAAATTCTGGGAACGGTATATTTCCTGGTCGATTACACCATGCCCGTGTCCCCTCTGCGAAGCGAGCTGGAACGGATCGTTCGCCAGACCGACACGTGGGACGGCCGGGTATGCGCTCTTCAGGTAACGGACCTGAAGGAGGGCGTAATGGAATTGCGGGCCCTCGTCAGCGCCGTCGACTCCTCGAAGGCATGGGAACTGCGATGCACGGTCCGGGAGAAAATGATCGATTTCATCCGGAGAAACTATCCCGGTTCACTCCCTCTGTTCCGTGCGACATTGCACAAAACTGAGGGCGGGGTTTCATGA